The region TCGAAATCATCGCCCAGCACCTCGGTCGCCGGGATCACCGGCACGCCGGCGGCAATCGCCACGCGCCGGGCGCTGGCCTTGTCGCCAAGGGCGCGCATGGTCTCCGATTTGGGGCCGATGAAGGTGATGCCGGCCTTGGCACAGGCATCGACGAAATCGGGGTTCTCGGACAGAAGCCCATAGCCCGGGTGGATCGCGTCGGCGCCGCTTTCGCGGGCGACCCGGATGATCTCGGGGATGGACAGATAGGCCGCGACCGGGCCCAGCCCCTCGCCAATCCGGTAAGCCTCATCGGCCTTGAAGCGGTGCAGGCCCAGCTTGTCCTCTTCGGCGAAGACGGCGACGGTCTTCTTGCCCAGCTCGTTCGCGGCGCGCATGACGCGGATGGCAATCTCGCCACGGTTGGCAACAAGGATCTTGTTGAACATGCCGGTCCCCCTTCTGAAGTTCGCGGCATCCTAGCGATGCTGCAACGCAGCGCAAGCTTTCACCGGGCATCCGCGACGGATAATCGCAACGCAGATACCCGCCAGCGGCGGTGCGGCGCAAGAAAAGAAAACCATCTCGTTCGGCAGCGGAAGATTGTTTCCCGACAGATGCGGGGCGCGGCCAACCGGCTAGTTCGCCGCCCCGTTCACATGCTGCGAGTCGAGCGCGCGGGCATCCACCCCGTCGAGGCAATTGACATTCACCGCCACCATCTTCGCCCCGTCCTTCTCGCCAAAGGCAAAAGGCTGGATGCCGCAGACCGGGCAGAAGCGATGCGAGATCGCCTCCTTGTTGAAGCGGTATTCGGTCGTCGTCCCGTCGCTGGTCAGCTTGAAATCACCCGCCGGGGTGAATGTCAGGACCGAGCCCAGCCTGCGGCAGCGCGAGCAGTTGCAGGTGACCGTGCGGTCAAGATCCAGATCGGCCTCGAAAGCCACCGCGCCGCATTGGCAACTGCCGGAATAATGCTGTTTCGCCATTGTCGTTCCTCCTGTCGTGCAAAGGCTGCCCCGTTCGGGAAACCGGGTCAACGGCTCTCCTGCGTGCCGGCACATCCCCGCGGCGGCGCCCTGCCCGCGCTCGTCGCCGGGCGCGTTCCCGCCGCAAATGATGTTTTGTTCTTGCTATGTTCCGCGTTTCATGTTGCCTTTTGGTCCGGGGTGACTATGTGATGCGCTTGGTCGATTGGGGCACGCCTATGGAACAGAAGTTCATCGAAGTGCGCGGCGCGCGCGAGCATAACCTGAAGGGCGTGGATATGGACATTCCGCGCGATCAGCTGGTGGTGATCACCGGCCTGTCGGGTTCGGGCAAGTCCAGCCTCGCCTTTGACACGGTCTATGCCGAGGGCCAGCGCCGCTATGTCGAAAGCCTGTCGGCCTATGCGCGGCAGTTCCTCGACATGATGGGCAAGCCGGATGTGGACCATATCAGCGGTCTCAGCCCGGCCATTTCCATCGAGCAGAAGACCACCTCGAAGAACCCCCGCTCGACCGTCGGCACCGTCACCGAGATCTATGACTACCTGCGGCTGCTCTTCGCCCGCGCCGGCACGCCCTATTCGCCGGCGACCGGGTTGCCGATCGAGGCGCAGCAGGTGCAGGACATGGTTGACCGGATCATGGGCATGGAAGAGGGCAGCCGGGCCTATCTGCTGGCCCCGATCGTCCGCGACCGCAAGGGCGAGTACAAGAAGGAATTTCTGGAGCTCAGGAAGCAGGGCTTCCAGCGGGTCAAGGTAGATGGCCAGTTTTACGAACTGGACGAGCCGCCGGTGCTGGACAAGAAATTCCGCCATGACATCGACGTGGTCGTCGACCGCATCGTCGTGCGCGAGGGGCTGGAGACGCGGCTGGCCGACAGTCTGCGCACCGCGCTGGATCTGGCCGACGGCATCGCCGTGCTGGAGACGGCCCCGGCCGAGGGTGATCCCGAGCGCATCACCTTCAGCGAGAATTTCGCCTGCCCGGTTTCGGGCTTCACCATCCCCGAGATCGAGCCGCGGCTGTTCTCGTTCAACGCGCCTTTCGGCGCCTGCCCGGTCTGCGACGGGTTGGGAGTCGAGCTGTTCTTTGACGAACGCCTGATCGTTCCTGACAGCGCCCTGTCGGTCGCCAAGGGCGCCATCGCGCCCTGGGCCAAGTCGAAATCCGCCTATCTGACCCAGACCATCAACGCGCTGGCCAGTCATTATGGCTTCGACAAGAAGACCCCGTGGAAGGATCTGCCGGAAACCGCGCAGAAACTGTTCCTCTATGGCTCGGGCAAGGAACAGATCAAGTTCCGCTTCGACGATGCCGGCCGCGTCTACGAGGTCACCCGCGTCTTCGAGGGCGTGATCCCGAACATGGAGCGCCGTCTGCGCGAATCCGACAGCGCCTGGGTGCGCGAGGAATTCGAGCGCTACCAGAACAACCGCCCCTGCGGCGCCTGCCACGGCTATCGCCTGAAGCCCGAGGCGCTGGCGGTCAAGATCGCCGGAACCCATATCGGCGAGGTGGTGCGACTGTCGATCCGCGAGGCGCTGGACTGGGTCGAGAAGGCGCCCGCCAGCCTCAGCAATCAGAAGAACGAGATCGCCCGTGCGATCCTGAAGGAGATCCGCGAACGGCTGGGTTTCCTGGTGAATGTCGGCCTCGATTACCTGACCATGTCGCGCGCCGCCGGAACGCTGTCGGGCGGCGAAAGCCAACGGATTCGCTTGGCCAGCCAGATCGGCTCGGGCCTGACCGGGGTGCTTTATGTGCTGGATGAACCGTCGATCGGTCTGCACCAGCGTGACAATGACCGGCTGCTCAAAACGCTGATGAACCTGCGCGATCAGGGCAATTCGGTGCTGGTGGTGGAACAT is a window of Paracoccus zhejiangensis DNA encoding:
- the uvrA gene encoding excinuclease ABC subunit UvrA, with protein sequence MEQKFIEVRGAREHNLKGVDMDIPRDQLVVITGLSGSGKSSLAFDTVYAEGQRRYVESLSAYARQFLDMMGKPDVDHISGLSPAISIEQKTTSKNPRSTVGTVTEIYDYLRLLFARAGTPYSPATGLPIEAQQVQDMVDRIMGMEEGSRAYLLAPIVRDRKGEYKKEFLELRKQGFQRVKVDGQFYELDEPPVLDKKFRHDIDVVVDRIVVREGLETRLADSLRTALDLADGIAVLETAPAEGDPERITFSENFACPVSGFTIPEIEPRLFSFNAPFGACPVCDGLGVELFFDERLIVPDSALSVAKGAIAPWAKSKSAYLTQTINALASHYGFDKKTPWKDLPETAQKLFLYGSGKEQIKFRFDDAGRVYEVTRVFEGVIPNMERRLRESDSAWVREEFERYQNNRPCGACHGYRLKPEALAVKIAGTHIGEVVRLSIREALDWVEKAPASLSNQKNEIARAILKEIRERLGFLVNVGLDYLTMSRAAGTLSGGESQRIRLASQIGSGLTGVLYVLDEPSIGLHQRDNDRLLKTLMNLRDQGNSVLVVEHDEDAIRHADYVFDMGPGAGVHGGTVVAKGTPEEIAADPASLTGQYLSGTREIAVPSERRKGKGKSVTVVGATGNNLKDVTAEFPLGKFVAVTGVSGGGKSTLTIETLFKTASMRLNGARQTPAPCETIKGLEQLDKVIDIDQRPIGRTPRSNPATYTGAFTPIRDWFAGLPEAKARGYKPGRFSFNVKGGRCEACQGDGVIKIEMHFLPDVYVTCETCKGKRYNRETLEIRFKGKSIADVLDMTVEDAQQFFAAVPSIREKMDALMQVGLGYVKVGQQATTLSGGEAQRVKLSKELSRRSTGKTLYILDEPTTGLHFEDVRKLLEVLHHLVDEGNTVIVIEHNLDVIKTADWIIDIGPEGGDGGGQIVATGTPEDVAGIEASHTGRYLGPMLRPARIKAAE
- a CDS encoding GFA family protein — protein: MAKQHYSGSCQCGAVAFEADLDLDRTVTCNCSRCRRLGSVLTFTPAGDFKLTSDGTTTEYRFNKEAISHRFCPVCGIQPFAFGEKDGAKMVAVNVNCLDGVDARALDSQHVNGAAN